One genomic window of Arachis hypogaea cultivar Tifrunner chromosome 8, arahy.Tifrunner.gnm2.J5K5, whole genome shotgun sequence includes the following:
- the LOC112705333 gene encoding oligopeptide transporter 6-like: MWWPANMVQVSLFRALHEKEKRPKHGTTRNQFFLIAMATGFAYYVLPNYLFNTLSTMSWVCWLGSKSVLVNQLGSGMHGLGLGSFGLDWTSISSYLQSPLASPLFATCNVAVGFFLIMYVMTPICYWNNVYNAKNFPIFSSGLFMKNGTKYDVSKIVNSKFHLDTVAYSEIGNLHLSTFFTMTYGIGFATLSATVMHVLLFHGRDIWKYSKKAFGSNKKMDIHTKLMKNYKSVPMWWFLVIAVLNLALILFACQYYNEALQLPWWGVLLACAISLIFTLPIGIISATTNQTPGLNIITEYIIGYMYPERPVANMCFKVFGYISMMQALSFVQDFKLGHYMKIPPRMMFMAQVLGTLIAVVVYTLAAWWMMEKIPHLCDVSKLPADSPWTCPMDTVFYDAAVIWGLIGPRRIFGNLGEYAKVNWFFLGGAILPLLAWLAHKVFPGVKWIRHIHFPVLLGATAMMPPASSLNFNSWLVLAFLSGFVVYRYKPEWWSRYNYVLSGALDAGTSFMAMFSFFLLGSTQISWWGNSGEGCPLATCPTAPGIAVANCPVH, encoded by the exons ATGTGGTGGCCTGCAAATATGGTCCAAGTCTCTCTGTTCCG GGCTCTACATGAGAAGGAAAAAAGACCCAAACACGGCACAACCAGGAACCAATTTTTCTTAATTGCTATGGCCACTGGTTTTGCTTATTATGTCCTCCCAAATTACCTTTTCAACACACTGTCAACTATGTCTTGGGTGTGTTGGTTGGGCTCCAAATCCGTCTTGGTTAACCAATTGGGATCCGGAATGCATGGGCTTGGGCTTGGCTCATTTGGGCTTGATTGGACCTCAATCAGTTCTTACCTTCAAAGCCCACTAGCCAGCCCATTGTTTGCCACTTGCAATGTAGCTGTTGGATTCTTTCTAATTATGTATGTGATGACACCAATCTGTTACTGGAATAATGTTTATAATGCCAAGAATTTCCCAATATTCTCAAGTGGACTTTTCATGAAAAATGGGACAAAATATGATGTTTCTAAGATTGTCAACTCTAAATTCCATCTAGACACGGTAGCTTATTCGGAGATTGGGAATCTTCATCTCAGCACTTTCTTTACAATGACATATGGTATTGGATTTGCTACACTTTCTGCCACTGTTATGCATGTTCTTCTCTTCCATGGAAG AGATATATGGAAGTATAGCAAAAAGGCGTTCGGAAGCAATAAGAAAATGGACATACACACAAAACTGATGAAGAATTACAAATCAGTCCCAATGTGGTGGTTTTTGGTTATCGCAGTACTTAACTTAGCTCTCATCCTTTTTGCTTGCCAATACTACAATGAGGCACTTCAGTTGCCATGGTGGGGTGTTTTACTAGCTTGCGCAATATCCCTTATCTTTACGCTCCCAATTGGTATAATCTCTGCCACTACAAATCAG ACACCGGGTTTAAATATCATAACAGAATACATAATTGGATATATGTATCCAGAACGTCCGGtagcaaacatgtgcttcaaagTATTTGGGTATATTAGCATGATGCAAGCACTCTCATTTGTTCAAGACTTTAAACTCGGCCACTATATGAAGATTCCTCCAAGAATGATGTTTATGGCACag GTACTTGGAACATTGATAGCAGTGGTAGTGTACACACTAGCAGCATGGTGGATGATGGAGAAAATTCCTCACCTTTGCGACGTTTCAAAACTTCCGGCAGATAGCCCTTGGACATGCCCAATGGACACGGTCTTCTACGACGCAGCTGTTATCTGGGGCCTCATTGGACCCCGCAGGATATTCGGCAATCTCGGTGAGTACGCAAAGGTCAACTGGTTCTTTCTTGGTGGTGCCATTTTACCCCTTCTTGCATGGCTCGCTCACAAGGTATTCCCAG GTGTGAAATGGATCCGCCACATTCACTTCCCCGTATTGTTGGGTGCGACGGCAATGATGCCGCCGGCTTCATCGCTTAACTTCAACAGCTGGTTAGTACTCGCGTTCCTATCGGGGTTTGTGGTGTATCGGTACAAACCGGAGTGGTGGAGCCGCTATAACTACGTCCTGTCCGGTGCTCTTGATGCCGGAACTTCCTTCATGGCCATGTTCTCGTTCTTTTTGTTAGGATCCACGCAGATTTCATGGTGGGGGAATAGCGGAGAAGGCTGCCCCTTGGCTACATGCCCTACGGCCCCTGGCATTGCTGTTGCTAATTGCCCAGTTCATTGA